One genomic region from Nymphaea colorata isolate Beijing-Zhang1983 chromosome 10, ASM883128v2, whole genome shotgun sequence encodes:
- the LOC116262160 gene encoding VQ motif-containing protein 9-like, translating into MDDASSYPPSARALNQLQPYQYHIGVSKISHKIGKTAMAPPPLPSASSSATTSPSSSPPHDHNHHRPPVYTVNKNDFRLVVQRLTGSPSSEWLPDPPIRPPKPPNSRLQRMKPPPLAPITRTPPPIPSNPQAFSADPLPALPNPPAEGSVSLSPLSSNLNGLLPLPLSPSQFAVLSPTCSMQLRSPPPPLTNTSPKPNTGAADSGFPFSPSSPWNRILLPSSPGFLRLPVTTTKG; encoded by the coding sequence ATGGACGACGCCTCTTCGTATCCGCCATCGGCGAGAGCTCTGAATCAGCTTCAACCTTACCAGTATCACATTGGAGTGAGCAAAATCTCTCATAAGATTGGTAAAACAGCAATGGCGCCTCCGCCGCTGCCATCGGCGTCGTCGTCGGCTACAACTTCGCCCTCATCTTCGCCGCCCCATGACCACAACCACCATCGTCCTCCGGTCTATACCGTCAACAAGAACGATTTCCGGCTGGTGGTGCAGAGGCTCACCGGCTCGCCTTCCTCTGAGTGGCTCCCCGACCCTCCGATCCGCCCTCCGAAACCGCCCAACTCCCGCCTCCAGAGAATGAAACCGCCTCCCCTGGCACCCATCACGAGAACCCCGCCGCCCATCCCATCGAACCCGCAAGCCTTTTCCGCTGACCCTCTCCCTGCCTTACCAAACCCTCCCGCGGAGGGCTCCGTGTCGCTGAGCCCACTCAGCTCCAACCTGAATGGTCTTCTTCCCCTGCCACTCTCTCCGTCGCAGTTCGCTGTTCTGTCACCCACCTGCTCCATGCAGTTGCGGTCACCACCTCCGCCTTTGACGAACACTTCGCCGAAGCCGAACACGGGTGCGGCGGATTCAGGATTCCCATTTTCGCCCTCTTCGCCGTGGAATCGAATTCTGCTTCCCTCGTCGCCGGGGTTCCTGCGGCTGCCGGTTACCACCACGAAAGGATGA
- the LOC116262159 gene encoding 14-3-3-like protein, which produces MASSGPREEYVYMAKLAEQAERYEEMVEFMEKVTASVEGEELTVEERNLLSVAYKNVIGARRASWRIISSIEQKEESRGNEDHVTAIRGYRAKIESELSSICDGILRLLDTRLVPTAASADSKVFYLKMKGDYHRYLAEFKTGAERKEAAENTLNAYKTAQEIANADLAPTHPIRLGLALNFSVFYYEILNSPDRACTLAKQAFDEAIAELDTLGEESYKDSTLIMQLLRDNLTLWTSDMQDDGVDEIKEASKRDEE; this is translated from the exons ATGGCGTCCTCTGGGCCTCGCGAGGAGTACGTCTACATGGCGAAGCTTGCAGAGCAGGCGGAGCGCTACGAGGAGATGGTGGAGTTCATGGAGAAGGTGACGGCGAGCGTGGAGGGGGAGGAGCTCACTGTGGAGGAGCGTAACCTCCTCTCCGTCGCCTACAAGAATGTCATCGGGGCGCGAAGGGCCTCGTGGCGCATCATCTCCTCCATCGAGCAGAAGGAGGAGAGCCGCGGCAACGAGGACCACGTCACGGCCATCCGCGGTTACCGCGCCAAGATCGAGTCGGAGCTCTCCTCCATCTGTGATGGAATCCTCCGCCTCCTCGACACCCGCCTCGTTCCCACCGCCGCCTCCGCTGACTCCAAGGTCTTCTACCTCAAGATGAAGGGCGACTACCACCGGTACCTTGCCGAGTTCAAGACCGGCGCCGAGCGCAAGGAGGCCGCTGAGAACACCCTCAACGCTTACAAAACTGcccag GAGATCGCGAACGCGGATCTGGCTCCAACGCATCCGATCCGCCTCGGCCTCGCCCTCAACTTTTCCGTCTTCTACTACGAGATCCTGAACTCACCGGACCGGGCTTGCACCTTGGCGAAACAG GCATTCGATGAGGCGATCGCGGAGTTGGATACTTTGGGCGAAGAATCCTACAAGGACAGCACCCTCATTATGCAGCTCCTCCGGGATAACCTCACCCTCTGGACGTCCGATATGCAG GATGACGGCGTCGACGAGATCAAGGAAGCAAGCAAGCGCGATGAAGAATAG
- the LOC116263444 gene encoding lanC-like protein GCL1 — MADIIINGGEAQEKKSSAESYELLFYLGERPARSPLTSAEAFLKAAISFKGQVVKATWIERGGRTIDPTIYTGLLGTAFTCLRTYESTGNETDLLLCSEIVDSCAVVAESWNRHVTFLCGRGGVYALGAVAAKYRDDHERLELFLNLFYEVAQEKALPVGPEEGGFGMAYELMYGRVGFLWAALFINKHIGEGTVDMSILMPIVDAVLAGGRVGASHSGWPLMYQFHGTRYWGAAHGLAGIMQVLLHFPLPHREDVDDVKGTLRYMIGHRFFHSGNYPSSEGNGRDKLVQWSHGAGGMAITLCKASQVFPEDMEFRTAAIDAGEVVRKRGLSKKVGLYDGLAGNAYAFLSLYRLTGERIYADRAKGFASILYQNVHKLALASPASFHPYSLFQGLAGAACLMFDLANPQSARFPGYEL; from the exons ATGGCGGACATAATCATCAATGGAGGTGAAGCCCAGGAGAAGAAGAGCTCTGCGGAGAGCTACGAGCTCCTCTTCTACTTAGGGGAACGCCCCGCTCGCTCTCCTCTCACCTCGGCCGAGGCGTTCCTCAAGGCAGCCATCTCCTTCAAGGGGCAG GTTGTGAAGGCCACATGGATTGAGCGTGGAGGTCGGACCATCGATCCCACCATCTACACGGGTCTGCTGGGCACGGCCTTCACTTGTCTCAGGACGTACGAGTCCACTGGGAACGAAACCGACTTGCTTCTCTGCTCTGAGATTGTGGATTCTTGTGCAGTTGTTGCTGAGAGTTGGAACAG GCACGTTACGTTTCTGTGTGGGAGAGGAGGGGTGTATGCCCTTGGAGCGGTGGCTGCCAAGTACAGGGACGACCATGAAAGACTTGAGCTGTTCTTGAATCTCTTCTATGAG GTAGCCCAGGAAAAGGCACTTCCAGTCGGGCCTGAGGAAGGAGGGTTCGGCATGGCGTATGAATTAATGTATGGCCGTGTAGGGTTCCTCTGGGCAGCTCTCTTCATAAACAAGCACATTGGTGAAGGAACCGTAGACATGAGTATCTTGATGCCAATCGTCGACGCAGTGCTGGCCGGCGGCCGGGTTGGGGCTTCTCATTCTGGGTGGCCATTGATGTACCAATTTCATGGCACGCGGTACTGGGGCGCCGCCCATGGGCTTGCGGGGATCATGCAAGTGCTGctccattttcctcttccaCATCGCGAGGATGTCGATGATGTGAAGGGTACACTCAGATACATGATTGGCCATCGGTTCTTCCACAGTGGGAATTATCCTTCCAGTGAGGGGAACGGGAGGGACAAGCTGGTGCAGTGGTCTCATGGTGCTGGAGGCATGGCCATCACCCTCTGCAAAGCCtctcag GTTTTTCCAGAAGACATGGAATTCCGCACTGCCGCCATTGATGCTGGAGAAGTGGTAAGGAAGAGGGGGCTGTCAAAGAAGGTGGGACTTTACGATGGGCTTGCCGGGAATGCCTATGCCTTCCTCTCTCTGTATAGGCTCACAGGTGAAAGGATCTATGCAGACAGGGCGAAAGGGTTTGCCAGCATTCTGTATCAGAATGTTCATAAGCTGGCTTTGGCTTCGCCGGCTTCCTTCCACCCGTATTCTCTCTTTCAAGGGTTGGCAGGTGCTGCATGCCTGATGTTTGATCTGGCGAATCCGCAGAGTGCAAGGTTTCCTGGATACGAACTCTAG